In Oscillatoria acuminata PCC 6304, a single window of DNA contains:
- a CDS encoding ABC transporter ATP-binding protein/permease produces the protein MKKLKLDFSACQRFWAVAKPYWWDSQERWKAIGLLVLVMFLLMLHAQMNVLQNSQRGEFTSALAEKNAGRFWQGVLTYLGACIMLVTFQSLNSYLEEKTRWFWRSWLTSSYLQKYMTNRNFYRLGYWTAKIDNPDQRISQDIERFCQMSLVLFMSFSSSLVNIIAFGVVLWSMSHNLVILLILYAGVGMLITTVGFGRILIPLQTEQLKQEANFRFGLVRIRENAESIAFYGGDNRELNNVKQIFKAVLSNYNKIILWETKLAFFSSGYQVITWILPAVILGPRILSGETEVGILVEAGGAFINVFNSLIVVVRMFKNITRFVAAIERLESFKQFLEEPNTSPIDENMTINTIEESSLILEHITLQTPNYQRTLVKDVSVEMQSGERLLIVGVSGCGKSSILRVIAGLWNSGTGTIHRPKLGEILFLTQRPYMILGSLRDQLLYPNTNLNISDLEIYQVLKQVNLPELAERFGGLDAIEDWDHVLSIGEQQRVAFARLLLTHPRYAILDEATSALDMKNEQSLYNHLQKLSTIYLSVGHRPTLLQYHHKVLEVHDDETWRVISAQDYNFMSMN, from the coding sequence ATGAAAAAGTTAAAACTTGACTTTAGTGCTTGCCAGCGTTTTTGGGCGGTAGCCAAGCCATACTGGTGGGATTCTCAAGAAAGGTGGAAAGCTATTGGTTTGCTGGTATTGGTGATGTTTTTATTAATGCTCCACGCCCAGATGAATGTTCTCCAAAACAGCCAAAGAGGAGAGTTTACATCAGCCCTTGCTGAAAAAAATGCAGGCAGATTTTGGCAAGGTGTCTTGACCTATCTCGGGGCTTGTATTATGTTGGTTACTTTCCAAAGTCTTAACTCCTATTTAGAAGAGAAAACTCGGTGGTTTTGGCGCAGTTGGCTGACAAGTTCTTATCTGCAAAAGTACATGACAAATCGCAACTTTTATAGGTTGGGTTATTGGACGGCAAAAATTGATAATCCAGACCAGAGAATTTCTCAAGATATTGAAAGATTTTGCCAGATGTCTCTGGTTTTATTTATGAGCTTTAGCTCATCTTTGGTGAATATTATTGCTTTTGGGGTCGTTCTCTGGTCAATGTCTCACAATCTGGTAATTTTACTGATTCTGTATGCGGGTGTGGGAATGCTGATCACGACGGTGGGATTTGGCCGGATTTTAATTCCCCTACAAACCGAGCAACTCAAGCAAGAAGCTAATTTCAGATTTGGCTTGGTACGCATTCGGGAAAATGCTGAATCGATTGCATTTTATGGAGGAGATAATCGTGAATTAAATAATGTTAAGCAGATATTTAAAGCGGTTTTAAGTAATTATAACAAAATTATTCTATGGGAGACAAAATTAGCCTTTTTTAGCAGTGGCTATCAAGTAATTACTTGGATATTACCGGCTGTAATTCTCGGCCCAAGAATCTTGTCAGGTGAAACTGAGGTAGGGATTTTAGTCGAAGCAGGAGGGGCTTTTATAAATGTATTTAACTCTCTAATTGTTGTTGTTAGAATGTTTAAAAATATCACTCGTTTTGTGGCAGCAATTGAGCGGTTAGAGAGTTTTAAACAATTTTTGGAAGAACCCAATACATCACCAATAGATGAGAATATGACTATTAATACGATTGAAGAGTCCAGCTTAATATTAGAACATATAACTTTGCAAACTCCCAATTATCAACGGACTTTAGTGAAGGATGTATCTGTAGAAATGCAGTCGGGAGAAAGATTGCTAATTGTGGGGGTAAGCGGTTGTGGCAAGAGTTCGATTTTACGAGTGATCGCCGGTTTGTGGAACTCTGGAACTGGAACAATTCACCGACCGAAATTAGGGGAGATTCTTTTTTTAACCCAACGTCCTTATATGATTTTAGGTTCTCTGCGCGATCAACTGCTTTATCCTAACACGAACCTGAATATTTCTGATTTAGAAATATATCAAGTATTAAAACAAGTTAATTTGCCAGAGTTAGCGGAAAGGTTTGGGGGTTTAGATGCGATCGAAGACTGGGATCATGTGTTATCAATAGGAGAACAACAGCGAGTTGCTTTTGCTCGTTTGTTGCTGACACATCCTCGTTATGCCATTTTAGACGAAGCGACGAGTGCTCTGGATATGAAAAATGAGCAAAGTCTCTATAACCATTTGCAAAAGCTATCTACAATTTATCTTAGTGTAGGACATCGCCCGACCTTGTTACAATATCACCACAAAGTTTTGGAAGTCCATGACGATGAAACTTGGCGCGTGATTTCTGCCCAAGATTACAATTTCATGTCAATGAATTGA
- a CDS encoding BrnT family toxin codes for MQLRFEWHEEKAENNLKKHGISFEEAKTVFNDPLSITIPDTQHSDNEERYIDMGRSSQGQLLVVVYTERQANIRIISCRQATKTERKIYEQS; via the coding sequence ATGCAGTTGAGGTTTGAATGGCATGAAGAAAAAGCCGAAAATAACCTCAAAAAACACGGAATTAGTTTTGAGGAAGCAAAAACCGTTTTCAATGACCCATTATCGATCACCATCCCTGACACCCAGCACTCTGATAATGAAGAACGCTATATTGATATGGGTCGGTCTAGTCAAGGTCAGTTACTTGTTGTAGTTTACACAGAACGTCAAGCGAACATTCGGATTATTAGTTGTCGTCAAGCTACTAAAACAGAGAGGAAAATCTATGAACAATCCTAA
- a CDS encoding glycosyltransferase family 4 protein, producing the protein MLNLNKNRIALISVTGDPAAEIGKEEAGGQNVYVLQVGLALAQLGWKVDMFTRRNHPEQAAIVNHHPDCRTIRLSAGPAKFIGRDKIFGYLPEFVKAFQEFQSREGIQYSLIHSHYWLSSWVGMELSKHQPLRLVHTYHSLGAVKYQSVTDKPAIATTRLATEKACLETADRIIATSPQEQQHMRKLVSTKGEIEVIPCGTDINRFGSVTRAEARAELGIKPDAKVVLYVGRFDRRKGIETLVRAVGQSSLLESDRDKLQLIIGGGYRPGQSDGIERDRIHGIVKELGIDDITTFPGQLGKTNLHLYYAAADVCVVPSHYEPFGLVAIEAMASRTPVVASDVGGLKFTVVPEITGLLAPPKDERAFAVAIDRILSNPEWRDELGGSGCLRVELAFSWESVANRLALVYNQLLSEPVVPMSAPVLAA; encoded by the coding sequence ATGCTAAACCTAAACAAAAATCGGATTGCTTTAATTTCTGTTACGGGCGACCCCGCCGCAGAAATCGGTAAGGAAGAGGCCGGAGGCCAAAACGTTTACGTTCTCCAAGTCGGCTTGGCCCTTGCCCAACTCGGATGGAAGGTAGATATGTTTACCCGCCGAAATCATCCCGAACAAGCGGCAATTGTGAATCACCATCCCGATTGTCGAACTATCCGCCTAAGTGCAGGACCCGCTAAGTTTATTGGTCGAGATAAAATATTTGGATACCTGCCTGAGTTTGTCAAAGCGTTCCAGGAATTCCAAAGCAGAGAAGGTATTCAATATTCCCTGATTCATAGCCATTACTGGTTATCTTCTTGGGTGGGAATGGAACTATCCAAGCATCAACCGCTGCGACTGGTGCATACCTATCATTCCCTAGGTGCGGTTAAGTATCAATCCGTCACGGATAAACCGGCGATCGCCACCACCCGACTGGCAACGGAAAAAGCCTGTTTGGAAACAGCCGATCGCATCATTGCCACCAGTCCCCAAGAACAACAGCACATGAGGAAACTCGTCTCCACAAAAGGGGAAATTGAAGTGATTCCCTGTGGGACGGATATCAACCGATTTGGCAGTGTCACTCGGGCCGAAGCGCGAGCAGAATTAGGGATTAAACCTGATGCGAAAGTGGTGCTTTATGTGGGTCGGTTCGATCGCCGGAAAGGAATCGAGACTTTGGTTCGTGCCGTGGGACAATCGAGCTTATTAGAGAGCGATCGCGACAAGCTGCAACTGATTATCGGAGGCGGTTATCGTCCCGGACAGAGTGATGGCATCGAACGCGATCGCATTCATGGCATCGTCAAAGAACTGGGAATTGATGACATTACCACCTTCCCCGGACAGTTAGGCAAAACCAACCTGCATCTGTACTATGCTGCCGCCGATGTCTGTGTCGTCCCCAGTCACTATGAACCTTTTGGATTAGTGGCGATCGAAGCAATGGCAAGTCGGACTCCCGTCGTTGCCTCCGATGTGGGTGGATTAAAATTCACCGTCGTCCCGGAAATCACCGGACTCTTGGCCCCTCCGAAAGATGAACGGGCCTTTGCAGTGGCGATCGACCGGATCCTCAGCAACCCCGAATGGCGCGATGAACTCGGAGGTTCCGGTTGCCTGCGAGTAGAATTAGCCTTTAGCTGGGAGAGTGTCGCCAATCGACTCGCCCTCGTTTATAACCAACTCCTCTCGGAACCCGTTGTTCCGATGAGTGCCCCAGTTCTCGCCGCTTAG
- the rpmI gene encoding 50S ribosomal protein L35: MPKLKTRKAAAKRFRATGSGKIKRRKAYKSHLLEHKSAARRNRLSKSALVSEQDEKNVHLMMPYL, encoded by the coding sequence ATGCCTAAACTGAAAACCAGAAAGGCTGCTGCCAAGCGCTTTAGAGCCACAGGCAGTGGTAAGATCAAGCGTCGGAAAGCCTACAAAAGCCACTTACTCGAACACAAATCGGCTGCTCGCAGAAATCGGTTGTCCAAGAGCGCCCTTGTCAGCGAGCAGGATGAAAAAAACGTGCATTTAATGATGCCGTATTTGTAA
- the rplT gene encoding 50S ribosomal protein L20, whose amino-acid sequence MTRVKRGNVARNRRKKILKMAKGFRGSHSKLFRTANQQVMKALRNSYRDRRNRKRDFRRLWIARINAASRMHGMSYSQLIGNLKKANIQLNRKMLSQMAILDPASFAKVVELAAQAKA is encoded by the coding sequence ATGACACGGGTAAAACGCGGGAACGTTGCACGCAACCGCCGCAAAAAGATACTGAAAATGGCCAAGGGATTTCGGGGTTCGCACTCGAAACTGTTCCGGACAGCCAATCAGCAGGTGATGAAAGCCCTGCGGAATTCCTATCGCGATCGCCGCAATCGGAAGCGTGATTTTCGCCGTCTGTGGATCGCCCGGATTAACGCCGCCTCTCGGATGCATGGCATGAGCTACAGTCAATTAATTGGCAATCTCAAGAAAGCCAATATTCAGCTCAACCGCAAGATGCTCTCTCAAATGGCAATTTTGGACCCGGCGAGTTTTGCCAAAGTTGTAGAACTGGCCGCTCAAGCCAAAGCATAA
- a CDS encoding transporter substrate-binding domain-containing protein — MLVVAFCLWPWGQVVQGAEFAEIQQRGQLIVAVKDNVRPMGFTEGSGNLQGFEIDIARRLAQELLGSSEAVELVPVENRDRLAVVMSGQVDLAIARVTATPSRSRVVYFSRPYYLDGAKIITRDPSIRQLSDLAGQAVAVLNASSTIPLLEFRLPQAQLVPVDSYQEAQRLIESGSVRAFAADASILTGWVQQYPQYRLLPVQLSTQPLAVVMPKGLQYAQLHSRVNQAIAQWHQEGWLQERAEYWGLPVVEVTPARP, encoded by the coding sequence TTGCTTGTTGTTGCCTTTTGCCTTTGGCCCTGGGGCCAAGTTGTCCAGGGGGCGGAATTCGCCGAAATTCAGCAACGGGGTCAACTGATTGTGGCGGTGAAGGATAATGTCCGCCCAATGGGTTTTACAGAGGGCAGCGGCAATTTGCAAGGCTTTGAAATTGATATTGCACGACGGTTAGCCCAGGAGTTGCTGGGGAGTTCGGAAGCAGTGGAACTGGTCCCGGTGGAGAATCGCGATCGCCTTGCGGTGGTGATGTCGGGTCAAGTGGATCTGGCGATCGCCCGAGTGACGGCAACGCCATCGCGATCGCGGGTGGTTTATTTCAGCCGGCCCTACTACCTAGATGGGGCCAAAATTATCACCCGAGACCCCTCAATTCGGCAACTCTCGGACCTAGCGGGTCAAGCAGTCGCCGTTCTGAATGCCTCCAGTACCATTCCCCTGTTGGAATTTCGACTTCCTCAAGCCCAGTTAGTCCCTGTAGACTCTTACCAAGAGGCGCAACGGCTAATCGAATCCGGTTCCGTCCGTGCCTTCGCTGCTGATGCCAGTATTTTGACCGGGTGGGTACAGCAATATCCCCAATACAGACTGCTGCCAGTCCAGTTGTCTACTCAACCTCTGGCAGTGGTGATGCCAAAAGGATTGCAATATGCCCAACTGCACTCCCGAGTCAATCAGGCGATCGCCCAGTGGCATCAGGAAGGCTGGTTACAAGAACGGGCCGAATACTGGGGTTTACCTGTGGTGGAAGTCACCCCGGCTCGCCCCTAG
- a CDS encoding tetratricopeptide repeat protein, which translates to MDTYNSLPLLYLSILLGLLAVAAWAVVRQVLRTRKIELNLSRLQQTLSKDKGTAEEYYELGSIYLDKQLYTQALVQFQKALKCKAPIDEESRALIYNALGYSYASLEQYDLGIRQYKDALKFNPEYVTAWNNLGFAYDRKGLTAQALEAYEKAQELDPNNKTATKRVASLRKRLPTATS; encoded by the coding sequence ATGGATACCTATAACTCTCTTCCCCTTCTTTACCTCTCGATTTTGCTGGGATTACTCGCAGTTGCGGCTTGGGCAGTGGTGCGCCAAGTCCTCAGAACTCGCAAGATCGAACTGAACCTTTCTCGGTTACAACAGACCCTTTCCAAAGACAAAGGAACCGCCGAAGAATATTATGAACTCGGCAGTATTTATTTGGATAAGCAACTCTATACCCAAGCCCTTGTTCAGTTCCAAAAGGCTTTAAAATGTAAAGCCCCCATTGATGAGGAAAGTAGAGCGCTCATCTATAATGCTTTAGGGTATAGCTATGCTTCATTAGAGCAGTATGACTTAGGGATTCGGCAATATAAAGACGCCTTAAAGTTTAATCCAGAATATGTTACCGCCTGGAATAATCTCGGGTTTGCTTATGATCGCAAAGGGTTAACCGCTCAGGCTTTAGAAGCCTACGAAAAAGCCCAGGAACTCGACCCGAACAATAAAACCGCCACTAAACGAGTGGCTTCCCTTCGCAAACGACTGCCCACAGCAACCTCATAA
- a CDS encoding late competence development ComFB family protein: MTNVPSNQNPLYRNALEPLVLEESQRQLQQLPPKMLGSLKPERVLAQVVAYALNRLPGLYATSDRGWQFQQHQAQKLRPQIVMAVRQGFAAVQRDPLTPVWNDAPEPEPEASDTNERRAQARRRIASYRSFKG, encoded by the coding sequence ATGACCAACGTACCATCAAATCAGAACCCCCTGTACCGGAATGCCCTGGAACCTCTGGTTCTTGAGGAATCACAACGGCAATTGCAGCAACTCCCGCCGAAAATGCTGGGGTCTCTCAAGCCTGAGCGAGTTTTAGCTCAGGTTGTAGCTTATGCCTTGAATCGACTCCCGGGTTTGTATGCCACGAGCGATCGCGGGTGGCAATTTCAACAACATCAGGCTCAAAAATTAAGACCCCAAATTGTGATGGCGGTCCGCCAAGGATTTGCTGCGGTTCAACGGGATCCGCTGACTCCAGTTTGGAATGATGCTCCGGAACCGGAACCGGAAGCCTCTGATACCAATGAGAGGCGTGCACAGGCTAGACGTCGGATTGCCTCATACCGCTCTTTTAAGGGGTAA